A window of the Mesorhizobium opportunistum WSM2075 genome harbors these coding sequences:
- a CDS encoding LssY C-terminal domain-containing protein — MSQRSLQRRIAIWVAALLAAWLALAYVAAPEFWTFRERGFRDQRFEMVTHTPQGIPGDPINIGLVGTEKEVVHAFAVAGWDTADAVTLRTAIDIGESVLFSRPYPDAPMSRLLFEGRAQDLAFEKPVGDSADRRHHVRFWQTDTVGDDGRPLWLGSASFDRGVGLSHDTGAITHHIGPDIDAERDFLIGDLRAAGELISTSELAGIGATKTGRNGGGDPYFTDGKAIVGVLKQPQ; from the coding sequence ATGAGCCAACGAAGCCTCCAGCGACGCATTGCTATCTGGGTAGCGGCCCTGCTGGCCGCCTGGCTGGCGCTCGCTTATGTCGCCGCACCGGAATTCTGGACATTTCGGGAGCGCGGTTTTCGCGACCAGCGCTTCGAAATGGTGACCCATACGCCGCAAGGCATTCCCGGCGACCCGATCAATATCGGTCTCGTCGGTACTGAAAAAGAGGTGGTCCACGCCTTCGCGGTCGCCGGCTGGGACACCGCCGATGCCGTCACTTTGAGGACCGCCATCGACATCGGCGAAAGTGTCCTGTTTTCCCGCCCCTATCCCGATGCGCCGATGAGCCGGTTGCTGTTCGAAGGCCGCGCCCAGGATCTTGCCTTCGAAAAGCCCGTCGGAGACAGCGCCGACCGGCGCCACCATGTCCGCTTCTGGCAGACGGATACGGTCGGCGACGATGGCCGTCCGCTTTGGCTGGGCTCCGCGAGCTTCGATCGCGGCGTGGGGCTGAGCCACGACACCGGCGCCATCACCCACCATATCGGCCCCGACATCGACGCCGAGCGCGATTTTCTCATCGGCGACCTGCGCGCCGCCGGCGAGTTGATCTCGACCAGCGAGCTAGCCGGCATCGGCGCCACCAAAACCGGCCGCAATGGCGGCGGCGACCCCTATTTCACCGACGGCAAGGCGATCGTCGGCGTGCTGAAGCAGCCGCAGTGA
- a CDS encoding hemolysin family protein, with amino-acid sequence MLYVEIAIVVVLICVNGLLSMSELAIVSSRPARLKTMIDREVKGAGRALALGSNPGKFLSSVQIGITLVGVLSGAFSGATLGERLAQFLASTGMRETVADPLGVGIVVAIITYFSLIVGELVPKQIALRDPERVAARVAPAMTILATVSAPLVFLLDISGRAILWLLGQRGESEEKVTDEEIKMLVAEAEHHGTIESDERRMIAGVMRLGDRAVRAVMTPRTEVDWINLQSDEAAIRRLLVETQHSRLPAGDGGVDVMVGVVQTRDVLAAILAGRTLDPRKHVRAAPIVYDQADALDVLQKLKESDVPMALVHDEYGHFEGIVTPADILEAITGVFRADLDAGDEENAVKREDGSWLLAGYMQADEMAEVLGIDLPENRDYETVAGYVLSHMHHLPATGECVDAQGWRFEVVDLDGRRIDKLIATRLPGVHREAVR; translated from the coding sequence ATGCTATACGTTGAAATTGCTATCGTGGTCGTCCTCATCTGCGTGAACGGCCTTTTGTCGATGTCCGAACTCGCCATCGTTTCATCCCGCCCCGCCCGGCTGAAGACGATGATCGACCGTGAGGTCAAAGGCGCCGGCCGCGCCCTGGCGCTCGGCTCCAATCCCGGCAAGTTCCTGTCTTCGGTGCAGATCGGCATCACCTTGGTCGGCGTGCTGTCGGGCGCGTTTTCCGGCGCCACGCTGGGCGAACGGCTGGCGCAGTTCCTGGCCTCGACCGGCATGAGGGAGACCGTCGCCGATCCGCTCGGCGTCGGCATCGTGGTTGCAATCATCACCTATTTCTCGCTGATCGTCGGCGAACTGGTGCCCAAGCAGATCGCGCTGCGCGACCCCGAGCGGGTTGCGGCCAGGGTGGCGCCGGCGATGACCATCCTTGCCACCGTCTCGGCGCCGTTGGTCTTCCTGCTCGACATTTCCGGCCGCGCCATCCTGTGGCTGCTCGGCCAGCGTGGCGAAAGCGAGGAGAAGGTCACCGACGAGGAGATCAAGATGCTGGTCGCCGAGGCCGAGCACCACGGCACCATCGAATCCGACGAGCGGCGCATGATCGCCGGCGTCATGCGGCTTGGCGACCGCGCCGTGCGCGCGGTGATGACGCCGCGCACCGAGGTCGACTGGATCAATCTGCAATCCGATGAGGCGGCCATCCGCAGGCTGTTGGTCGAGACCCAGCATTCGCGCCTGCCGGCGGGCGACGGCGGCGTCGATGTCATGGTCGGCGTCGTCCAGACGCGTGACGTGCTCGCCGCGATCCTGGCCGGCCGCACGCTCGACCCGCGCAAGCATGTGCGCGCGGCGCCAATCGTCTACGATCAGGCCGATGCGCTTGATGTGCTGCAGAAGCTGAAGGAATCCGACGTGCCGATGGCGCTGGTGCATGACGAATACGGCCATTTCGAAGGCATCGTCACCCCTGCCGATATCCTGGAGGCCATCACCGGCGTGTTCCGCGCGGACCTTGATGCCGGCGACGAGGAAAACGCCGTCAAGCGCGAGGACGGCTCATGGCTGCTTGCCGGCTATATGCAGGCCGACGAGATGGCCGAGGTTCTCGGCATCGACCTGCCCGAAAACCGCGACTACGAGACCGTCGCCGGCTATGTCCTGTCGCACATGCATCATTTGCCGGCGACCGGCGAATGCGTCGACGCTCAGGGGTGGCGCTTCGAAGTGGTCGACCTCGACGGCCGCCGCATCGACAAGCTGATCGCCACCCGCCTGCCCGGCGTCCACCGCGAAGCGGTGCGCTGA